In Erigeron canadensis isolate Cc75 chromosome 6, C_canadensis_v1, whole genome shotgun sequence, the following are encoded in one genomic region:
- the LOC122604126 gene encoding putative F-box protein At3g52320, which yields MSEYIPIEIQFEIIQRLPAKSAVRFRLVSKPWNSYIGSSEFIVAHHRRNIHQPQPHRLLAWFTDPLGEDAGRYVTVIDDDNFYQQDFTPKAPRLAKKERELPASRQYKILTLSRVIDCSLGLLCLHGIYCRGRVTTKMAIIWNPLIRKSVRVVLPYSSNSKAVGFGVCPVTFDPTIVKISHGDPSIDLPWEVKVFTLSSGTWKSLGLSNLPRKTVYLQSSNRRSQVVIDRFIYWDAYEWRIVAKDAIPENINLIVSFDMTTHEFELIDLPDSLSHPFHMKLSKIQESMVVVEYISDSVEDLCTVWVMEDIVTKSFSRLYTIEVPMPSWHMVLGFRKSGEAIMKAHYAGEIVGTIEVYEPCSEHISKLGIYGDYGSFFVSSYMETLLLLDQSDCHIYSDAHE from the coding sequence atgtCAGAATACATTCCAATTGAAATCCAGTTTGAAATCATTCAGAGGCTTCCCGCCAAGTCAGCTGTTAGATTCAGACTTGTTTCTAAACCCTGGAATTCTTACATTGGCAGTTCCGAGTTTATCGTCGCtcatcaccgccgcaacatTCATCAACCTCAACCACACCGTCTACTTGCTTGGTTTACAGACCCTTTAGGTGAAGACGCTGGTAGGTATGTTACGGTTATCGATGATGACAATTTCTACCAGCAAGATTTTACTCCCAAGGCTCCACGTCTCGCTAAAAAGGAACGAGAACTTCCCGCTAGTCGACAGTATAAGATACTGACATTGTCTAGAGTGATTGATTGCTCTCTTGGCTTGTTGTGCTTGCATGGTATTTATTGTCGTGGCAGGGTCACAACTAAGATGGCTATTATTTGGAATCCTCTAATCAGAAAATCGGTTCGAGTTGTTTTGCCTTATTCGTCTAATTCAAAAGCTGTAGGTTTTGGGGTGTGTCCCGTCACTTTTGACCCTACTATTGTCAAGATTTCACATGGGGACCCTTCGATTGACCTACCTTGGGAAGTTAAAGTTTTTACATTGAGCTCAGGGACTTGGAAGAGCCTTGGGTTGAGCAATCTGCCTCGTAAAACAGTTTATCTGCAATCCTCTAATCGACGCTCTCAGGTAGTTATAGATAGGTTCATTTATTGGGATGCGTATGAATGGAGGATTGTTGCCAAAGATGCAATACCTGAGAACATTAATTTGATTGTATCATTTGATATGACTACCCATGAGTTTGAATTAATAGACCTTCCAGATAGTTTATCGCACCCCTTTCACATGAAGTTGTCTAAGATACAGGAGTCAATGGTTGTGGTTGAATACATAAGCGACAGCGTGGAAGATCTTTGTACTGTTTGGGTGATGGAAGATATTGTAACGAAATCGTTCTCAAGGCTATACACTATTGAAGTACCAATGCCATCATGGCACATGGTTCTAGGTTTTAGAAAGAGCGGGGAAGCTATAATGAAAGCACACTATGCGGGCGAAATAGTTGGCACAATTGAAGTTTATGAACCTTGCTCAGAACACATCAGTAAGCTTGGGATTTATGGAGATTATGGTTCATTTTTTGTGAGCTCTTATATGGAAACGCTACTTTTGCTTGATCAATCAGATTGTCATATCTATTCTGACGCTCATGAATGA
- the LOC122603730 gene encoding putative F-box protein At3g16590 has translation MSEYIPIEIQGEILKRLPVKPLVQFRSVSKSWKSLIDSPDFIVSYGVRHPHPERFILRYADPVYRLDYPEECKYISLVDNDDHSLVQQDLIPTVPGLINALGPESNVVGSSKGLLCLFKVYPEYPNGHPSKRRGIDMVYLWNPSIRKSICIQVPYISNENFGNNRLDGVIGFGVCPASLDPTVLKIKYNYSEQNIKDMPGINVPWKVGVFTLSTGSWSILSTNLPCESIRLRGSQVVIDRFIYWVAYDLLDAEDGRFLIMSFDLTTKEFKAINLTDSLTIRLSSIQSISKLHDSLVLLEYQTEFVSLCCWCVWMMEEQGDSRLFTKLYSINLPNATIHQILGFRKIGELILETREEFEQHADIQIYKQNYEYTDNLGIDGEPYMFFMCSYMETLLLLDQSTGYIYSNNM, from the coding sequence aTGTCAGAATATATACCTATAGAAATTCAGGGAGAAATATTGAAAAGGCTTCCTGTGAAGCCATTGGTTCAATTCCGATCAGTCTCAAAATCATGGAAGTCTTTAATCGACAGCCCCGATTTCATTGTTTCGTATGGTGTTCGGCACCCCCATCCCGAACgttttattttaaggtacgcAGATCCTGTCTATAGGTTAGATTATCCAGAAGAGtgtaaatatataagtttggtAGATAATGATGATCATAGTTTAGTCCAACAAGATCTTATTCCCACAGTACCTGGCCTCATTAACGCACTTGGACCCGAGTCAAATGTAGTTGGTAGCTCTAAAGGTTTGTTGTGCCTTTTTAAGGTTTATCCCGAATACCCGAATGGTCATCCGTCTAAGCGTCGTGGTATAGATATGGTATATCTTTGGAATCCTTCCATTAGGAAATCCATTTGTATTCAGGTGCCTTATATCTCGAATGAAAACTTTGGTAATAATAGGCTTGATGGTGTTATTGGTTTCGGGGTTTGTCCCGCCTCTTTGGATCCTACTGTTCTCaagattaaatataattatagtGAGCAGAACATAAAAGATATGCCTGGTATTAACGTTCCTTGGAAAGTCGGAGTTTTTACTTTGAGCACTGGGAGTTGGAGTATTCTGTCTACCAATCTGCCCTGTGAATCTATTAGACTTAGAGGGTCTCAGGTTGTTATCGATAGGTTTATATATTGGGTTGCTTATGATTtgcttgatgctgaagatggTCGTTTTCTGATCATGTCATTTGATTTGACTACCAAAGAGTTCAAAGCGATAAATCTCACGGATAGTTTAACAATCCGGCTTAGTAGTATCCAGTCTATATCTAAGCTACATGATTCTCTTGTTTTGCTTGAATACCAAACAGAGTTTGTATCACTTTGTTGTTGGTGTGTATGGATGATGGAGGAGCAAGGTGATAGTAGATTGTTTACAAAGCTATACAGCATTAACCTACCAAATGCCACAATACACCAAATACTAGGATTTAGGAAGATAGGTGAACTAATATTGGAGACGCGAGAAGAATTTGAACAACATGCCGATATTCAAATTTACAAACAGAACTATGAATACACCGATAATCTTGGAATTGATGGAGAACCGTATATGTTCTTTATGTGTTCCTATATGGAAACGCTACTTTTGCTTGATCAGTCGACTGGTTATATATATTCCAATAATATGTAA
- the LOC122604125 gene encoding putative F-box protein At3g16210, which translates to MSEYIPLEVQEEIWKRLPVKPLIRFRWVSKPWKSLIDSPGFIAAYGVRETHPNCLILRYKDKTDGKEKYLIFVDNENDHSFTRQDFVPTVPDLIKTLGSSSVVGLLCFTGYYYKYLDGHFCKVIVDRLQSSTPLTYQITEMVVLWNLSISKSIGIEVPCMGGLPINHVIGFGVCPHTLDPTILKIEIFRIGSPCKVEVFTLNTGTWSILSTNLNSGSFRLFGSQVVVGRFIYWLALDKLVAEDGFNFQPNSQKMILSFDLTTKEFKEIINLSDSLTRPLCRIQTISKLRESLVLLEYHREFEEDLLVRSLWMMKEQGLNKLFTKLYNINLLPDLTINKILGFRKTGELILETLKGFEGHAEVQIYDPNSETIDNIALLGVECRFFMCSYMETTLLLDQLNGFIYSISH; encoded by the exons ATGTCAGAATATATCCCACTGGAAGTTCAGGAGGAGATATGGAAAAGGCTTCCTGTGAAGCCATTGATTCGGTTCCGATGGGTCTCAAAACCATGGAAGTCTTTGATCGACAGCCCTGGATTTATTGCGGCTTACGGTGTCCGCGAAACTCACCcgaattgtttgattttaagGTACAAAGATAAAACTGATGGTAaggaaaaatatttaatatttgtagaTAACGAAAATGATCATAGTTTTACCAGACAAGATTTTGTTCCCACTGTTCCTGACCTCATTAAGACACTCGGGTCTTCAAGTGTAGTCGGTTTGTTGTGCTTTACcggttattattataaatatctaGATGGTCATTTTTGCAAGGTGATAGTAGATCGTTTACAAAGCTCTACACCATTAACCTACCAGAT AACAGAGATGGTTGTTCTTTGGAATTTGTCGATCAGTAAATCCATTGGTATTGAAGTACCGTGTATGGGTGGTTTGCCGATTAATCATGTTATTGGTTTTGGGGTTTGTCCTCACACTTTGGATCCTACTATCCTCAAAATTGAAATTTTTCGCATTGGCAGCCCTTGTAAAGTTGAAGTTTTTACTTTGAACACTGGGACTTGGAGCATTCTATCTACCAATCTCAACAGCGGATCATTTAGACTTTTTGGGTCTCAAGTTGTTGTCGGAAGGTTTATTTATTGGCTTGCTTTGGATAAGCTTGTTGCTGAAGATGGTTTCAATTTTCAACCAAATTCACAGAAGATGATCTTGTCGTTTGACTTGACTACCAAAGAATTTAAAGAGATAATAAATCTTTCAGATAGTTTAACTCGCCCGCTTTGTCGAATTCAGACTATATCTAAGCTACGGGAGTCTCTTGTTTTGCTTGAATACCATAGAGAGTTTGAGGAAGACCTATTAGTTCGTTCTTTATGGATGATGAAGGAGCAGGGTCTTAATAAATTGTTTACAAAGCTATACAACATCAACTTGCTACCGGATCTCACgataaacaaaatactaggattTAGGAAGACGGGTGAACTAATATTGGAGACACTAAAAGGCTTTGAAGGGCATGCCGAAGTTCAAATTTACGATCCCAACTCAGAAACCATTGATAATATTGCGCTTTTAGGAGTGGAGTGCCGCTTCTTCATGTGTTCTTATATGGAAACAACACTTTTGCTTGATCAGTTAAATGGTTTTATTTATTCGATCAGTCACTGA